One region of Micromonospora lupini genomic DNA includes:
- a CDS encoding alpha/beta fold hydrolase → MVDDSGGHAGRGPVLLLLHGMGATGDVWLPWASLLEQHWPGRWLAPDLAGHGWSAPLSSYSFEAFAQRVGQGLASDDRVVVLGHSLGGVVGLTLAARDAGLPVDAVVGLGIKAVWSPAELTRAAELAARPVGWYASRTEAARRYLRVAGLTGLVSPDAPMVDAGLRQVDGRWRLAMDTTAFAVGEPDLAALLAATDVPVVLARGEHDPMVTDAQLKEYGVPVATLPGLGHNAHLEDPAAVLALLDAYR, encoded by the coding sequence GTGGTGGACGATTCGGGTGGTCACGCCGGCCGTGGGCCGGTCCTGCTGCTGCTGCACGGCATGGGAGCGACGGGCGACGTGTGGCTGCCCTGGGCGTCACTGCTTGAGCAGCACTGGCCAGGGCGGTGGTTGGCGCCGGACCTCGCCGGCCACGGCTGGTCGGCCCCGCTGTCGTCGTACTCCTTCGAGGCTTTCGCGCAGCGGGTCGGGCAGGGCCTGGCCAGTGACGACCGCGTCGTCGTGCTCGGCCACTCGCTGGGTGGGGTGGTCGGCCTGACGCTGGCGGCCCGCGACGCCGGGCTGCCGGTGGACGCGGTGGTCGGGTTGGGCATCAAGGCGGTCTGGTCACCCGCCGAGCTGACCCGCGCCGCGGAACTCGCTGCCCGTCCGGTCGGCTGGTACGCCAGCCGCACCGAGGCCGCCCGCCGCTACCTGCGGGTCGCCGGCCTCACCGGCCTGGTCTCCCCGGACGCCCCGATGGTGGACGCCGGTCTGCGCCAGGTCGACGGCCGGTGGCGGCTCGCGATGGACACGACCGCGTTCGCCGTCGGCGAGCCCGATCTGGCCGCGTTGCTGGCGGCGACCGACGTGCCTGTGGTGCTGGCGCGCGGCGAGCACGACCCGATGGTCACCGACGCGCAGCTCAAGGAGTACGGCGTGCCTGTCGCCACGCTGCCGGGCCTCGGCCACAACGCGCACCTGGAGGACCCGGCCGCCGTGCTGGCGTTGCTGGACGCCTACCGCTGA